From a single Fusobacterium ulcerans ATCC 49185 genomic region:
- the ylxM gene encoding YlxM family DNA-binding protein, whose translation MELDEFLEVSTLLDYYKNLLSDKQREYLINHFEDDLSLSEIAKNNDVSRQAVYDNIKRGIKLLKDYEEKLGFHEREKQVYQELLELKKDFKKEKLNDIIEKLF comes from the coding sequence ATGGAGTTAGATGAGTTTTTAGAAGTTTCAACTCTTTTAGATTATTATAAAAATCTTCTTAGTGACAAACAGAGAGAATATCTTATAAATCATTTTGAAGATGATCTTTCGCTGTCTGAGATTGCTAAAAATAATGATGTGAGCAGACAGGCTGTTTATGATAATATCAAAAGAGGGATCAAATTATTGAAAGATTATGAAGAAAAACTAGGTTTTCATGAAAGAGAAAAACAGGTTTATCAAGAACTTTTGGAACTAAAAAAAGATTTCAAAAAAGAAAAATTGAACGATATAATTGAAAAGCTATTTTAG